One Fusobacterium ulcerans DNA segment encodes these proteins:
- the nhaC gene encoding Na+/H+ antiporter NhaC, protein MKKKQVSLYYALLPVIFLVVTLYYAVQVAKLDVHIPIFISAIFAALIAKISGCATWNELEDGVVDTIKMSMRAILILIIIGMVIGSWILSGVVPTMIYYGLKIIEPSVFLPVTVIICSIVSISTGSSWSTASTVGIALVGIGEGLGLPRPIIAGAIISGAYFGDKLSPMSDTTTLAPAMAGSNLFDHIKHMLYTTVPSYILTLIGFVVVGLRKTSGGEVDTAQINEILNALTGSFKINPFLLLIPVFVIGMVIMKVPAIPGLFVGSLIGAATAIVVQDSSLKEALYSLHYGYVGHTGMPMVDELLTRGGLDSMMWTVSLILCAMTFGGIMEKSGMLGRIAQEILKFANTNGKLILSTILTPIFVNLVAGDQYLSIVIPGRMFKESYEERGLAAKNLSRALEDSGTMTSPLVPWNTCGAFMMGALGVGPWVYVPYCFFNLISPVLSIIYGFTGFTIEKIKKEDK, encoded by the coding sequence ATGAAAAAGAAACAGGTATCACTTTATTATGCACTGCTGCCAGTAATATTTTTGGTAGTAACACTTTATTACGCTGTTCAAGTAGCTAAACTTGATGTGCATATTCCAATTTTTATTTCAGCAATTTTTGCAGCATTAATAGCAAAAATATCTGGATGTGCAACTTGGAATGAATTGGAAGATGGTGTGGTAGACACTATAAAGATGTCTATGAGAGCTATACTGATTTTAATAATAATAGGAATGGTAATAGGAAGCTGGATACTATCAGGAGTAGTTCCAACAATGATATATTATGGATTGAAAATAATAGAGCCTTCAGTATTTTTGCCAGTAACTGTAATAATATGTTCTATAGTATCTATATCTACTGGGAGCTCTTGGAGTACTGCTTCTACAGTGGGAATAGCATTAGTAGGTATAGGAGAAGGATTGGGGCTTCCCAGACCTATAATAGCAGGGGCTATTATCTCAGGAGCATATTTTGGAGATAAACTTTCACCTATGTCAGATACAACAACTTTGGCACCAGCAATGGCGGGATCTAATTTATTTGATCATATAAAACATATGCTGTACACAACAGTACCATCATATATTTTGACTTTGATTGGATTTGTAGTGGTTGGATTGAGGAAGACATCTGGTGGGGAAGTGGATACAGCTCAGATAAATGAGATTTTAAATGCTCTTACAGGTTCGTTTAAAATAAATCCTTTCCTTCTGCTGATACCAGTATTTGTTATTGGAATGGTTATAATGAAAGTGCCAGCAATTCCTGGACTCTTTGTTGGATCATTAATAGGAGCTGCTACAGCAATAGTTGTGCAGGATTCTAGCTTGAAGGAAGCACTTTACTCACTTCATTATGGATATGTAGGCCATACTGGAATGCCCATGGTAGATGAGCTTCTTACAAGGGGAGGACTGGATTCAATGATGTGGACAGTTTCCCTGATACTTTGTGCTATGACATTTGGTGGAATAATGGAAAAATCTGGAATGCTTGGAAGGATTGCACAAGAGATTCTTAAATTTGCCAATACAAATGGAAAATTAATTCTTTCAACTATACTTACACCTATATTTGTTAATCTGGTAGCTGGAGATCAGTATCTTTCAATAGTTATACCTGGAAGAATGTTTAAAGAAAGTTATGAGGAGAGAGGATTGGCTGCAAAAAACCTTTCCAGAGCTTTAGAGGACTCTGGAACAATGACATCTCCTCTTGTCCCTTGGAATACATGTGGGGCCTTCATGATGGGAGCCTTAGGAGTAGGACCATGGGTATATGTACCATACTGTTTCTTTAATCTTATCTCTCCTGTTTTATCTATAATATATGGATTTACAGGATTTACAATTGAGAAAATAAAAAAAGAAGATAAATAG
- a CDS encoding FeoB-associated Cys-rich membrane protein — translation MKTVILIAIVAVIAFYSLRSVYRMFKGEESSCGCGGGCKGCGGKCSDHAHDHK, via the coding sequence ATGAAAACAGTGATATTGATAGCAATAGTAGCAGTTATAGCTTTTTATTCTCTTAGAAGTGTATATAGAATGTTCAAAGGAGAAGAGAGCAGTTGTGGATGTGGTGGAGGATGCAAGGGCTGTGGCGGAAAATGCAGTGACCATGCTCATGATCATAAATAA
- the feoB gene encoding ferrous iron transport protein B yields the protein MIKLAFTGNPNVGKSALINAIAGSKLKVGNWPGVTVEKKEAIFNYKGEEIKLVDLPGVYSLSPYTLEEKITRDFILDEDPDVVINVIDSTNLERNLYLTYLLKELEKPTIMALNFYDEFTKLNYKLNMEEFQQLIELKAISVSALKGTGIEELLDSIIELAAKKEKIKKYSLPFDDTITGIIRDIEKKINSDEKFKNILKEYPSEYLSIKLMERDSHLIDKLKNKYGVDLKGAFEEEIAKMEEKYDNDSETILAEGRYGAVNGILARTFTTSIKSRLDFTDKVDKILLNKVFGLPLFLLIMAGVMGFVFNGSAPFIDWVDGFINGYIGKYVRVLVEGTPDWLNSLIVDGIIGGVGGVLVFVPVMVFLYFFLAILEESGYMSRVAFLMDKIMRKLGLNGKAFVPMVVGFGCSVPAIYATRTLEDESSRKMTAAMAPFMSCGARLPVYGLFTAAFFGAKAGIIVMSLYVLGIVVAILVGLALKNVKGFKTDNKALLIELPPYRVPSLKVILNSTWMRVSEYLKRATTIIMGILIILWTLTYFPGKGDASVSYIAKFGHAFAPIMRPTGFGDRWETVAAIPPSIAAKEIVVGFMAQVLPLEDAGEGDEEEEATTFAEDTIEQVKGLGIAVKDSVVGMLSFDLEGLFVTPDEEEIEEEGRGIVQATANLWPNDNLAPLRAYSFMAFILLVVPCVATLAAIKQEFGWKYLGFVVSIMLVVPYVVSVLIFQIGSLFF from the coding sequence ATGATAAAGCTAGCTTTTACAGGAAATCCGAACGTAGGAAAATCGGCACTTATCAATGCAATAGCAGGGTCAAAACTTAAAGTAGGAAACTGGCCTGGAGTAACAGTAGAAAAGAAAGAAGCAATATTTAACTACAAGGGAGAAGAGATAAAACTTGTTGACCTTCCAGGAGTTTATAGTTTAAGTCCATATACTCTGGAAGAAAAAATAACTAGAGATTTTATTCTTGATGAAGATCCAGATGTAGTTATTAATGTAATTGATTCTACTAACTTAGAAAGAAATCTTTATTTAACTTATCTTTTGAAAGAATTAGAAAAACCAACTATTATGGCTTTGAACTTCTATGATGAGTTTACTAAGTTGAACTATAAATTGAACATGGAAGAGTTTCAGCAATTGATAGAATTAAAAGCTATTTCAGTTTCAGCTCTGAAAGGAACTGGGATTGAAGAATTATTGGATTCAATAATAGAATTAGCAGCTAAAAAAGAGAAAATAAAAAAATATTCACTTCCATTTGATGATACAATAACAGGAATAATAAGAGATATAGAAAAGAAAATTAATTCAGATGAAAAATTTAAAAATATACTTAAAGAATATCCAAGTGAATATCTTTCTATAAAGCTTATGGAGAGAGACAGTCACTTAATTGATAAACTTAAAAATAAATATGGTGTCGATTTAAAAGGTGCCTTTGAAGAAGAAATAGCTAAAATGGAAGAAAAATATGACAATGACAGTGAAACTATTTTAGCAGAAGGAAGATATGGAGCAGTAAACGGGATTCTTGCTCGTACTTTCACTACTTCTATAAAATCAAGACTTGATTTTACTGATAAGGTAGATAAAATACTATTAAATAAAGTTTTTGGACTTCCATTATTCTTATTGATAATGGCAGGAGTAATGGGATTTGTGTTTAATGGTAGTGCTCCATTTATAGATTGGGTAGATGGATTTATCAATGGATATATAGGAAAATATGTAAGAGTTCTGGTAGAAGGAACTCCAGACTGGTTAAATTCACTGATAGTAGATGGAATAATAGGAGGAGTAGGAGGAGTTTTAGTATTCGTTCCTGTTATGGTATTCCTTTATTTCTTCCTTGCAATACTGGAAGAAAGTGGATATATGTCAAGAGTAGCTTTCTTAATGGATAAAATAATGAGAAAACTTGGATTGAATGGTAAAGCTTTTGTACCTATGGTAGTAGGATTTGGATGTTCTGTACCAGCTATTTATGCAACAAGAACATTGGAAGATGAAAGCTCAAGAAAAATGACAGCAGCAATGGCGCCGTTTATGTCATGTGGAGCTAGACTTCCAGTATATGGGCTGTTTACAGCAGCTTTCTTTGGAGCTAAAGCAGGAATAATAGTTATGTCTTTATATGTTTTAGGAATAGTTGTAGCTATTCTTGTAGGGCTTGCTCTTAAAAATGTAAAAGGATTTAAAACAGATAATAAAGCTTTATTAATAGAGCTTCCTCCATATAGAGTTCCAAGTTTAAAAGTTATTTTGAATTCAACTTGGATGAGAGTATCTGAATATTTAAAAAGAGCAACAACTATAATTATGGGAATTTTGATAATTCTTTGGACACTTACTTATTTCCCTGGAAAAGGAGATGCAAGTGTATCATATATAGCTAAGTTTGGACATGCATTTGCTCCAATAATGAGACCTACTGGATTTGGAGACAGATGGGAAACTGTTGCAGCTATCCCCCCAAGTATCGCAGCTAAGGAAATAGTAGTTGGATTTATGGCTCAGGTACTTCCATTAGAGGATGCTGGTGAAGGTGATGAGGAAGAAGAGGCAACAACATTTGCAGAAGATACTATTGAGCAGGTAAAAGGTTTAGGAATAGCAGTGAAAGATTCAGTAGTAGGTATGCTTAGTTTTGATTTAGAAGGACTTTTCGTAACTCCTGATGAAGAAGAAATAGAAGAAGAAGGAAGAGGAATTGTACAGGCTACAGCAAACTTATGGCCAAATGATAATTTAGCTCCATTAAGAGCATATTCATTTATGGCATTTATACTTCTTGTAGTACCATGTGTAGCAACTCTGGCAGCAATTAAACAAGAGTTTGGATGGAAATATTTAGGTTTTGTAGTATCAATAATGCTTGTAGTACCATATGTTGTTTCAGTATTGATATTCCAAATAGGAAGCTTGTTCTTCTAA
- a CDS encoding FeoA family protein, with protein MKLCDLKNGEKAKIVKIGKIGELKKRLVDMGITAGEIIKLERNAPLGDPQEYIIKSTGIAIRKEDAKNIEVEKIEG; from the coding sequence ATGAAATTATGTGATTTAAAAAATGGAGAGAAAGCAAAGATTGTAAAAATCGGAAAAATTGGAGAACTAAAAAAAAGATTAGTAGATATGGGGATAACAGCAGGTGAAATAATAAAATTAGAAAGAAATGCTCCATTAGGTGATCCGCAAGAATACATAATAAAGTCTACAGGTATAGCTATAAGAAAAGAAGATGCTAAAAATATAGAAGTTGAAAAGATAGAGGGGTAG
- a CDS encoding FeoA family protein — MLPLAFAEPNKELIIKDIKGAGCCKGRLLEKGFCIGNKICVLRDGSDSIVVKINNCKYALNFGLANKILVENK, encoded by the coding sequence ATGTTACCATTAGCTTTTGCTGAACCTAATAAAGAATTAATCATAAAAGATATAAAAGGAGCAGGATGCTGTAAAGGAAGACTGCTTGAAAAAGGTTTCTGTATAGGAAATAAGATCTGTGTTTTAAGAGATGGCAGTGATTCTATTGTTGTGAAAATTAATAATTGTAAATATGCTCTTAACTTTGGACTGGCTAATAAAATATTGGTGGAAAATAAATAG
- a CDS encoding WYL domain-containing protein — MKKIRVTVPEDIWRLMKNDIEEFGINNNKLCNYILERFKYNRKMDVEKLLETQGRPLKKIIQFDLNVSNREIYYDVLKANEVDIEAEYFRDLFELYTSKFKYQREIFIFEDRVKMILEGIKEKKKIKIKYLKRVFNVEPYFIKREERGDENFLFCYDEEKKNYANFKLKELEIISILDEKIKGKDKKYIENVRKNFDPFLGNGNIVKVRLTEEGDSLLKSFTNYRPKLIKKEGDIYFFEVANENAKLYFRQFSKEAEILEPKSLREEIKNEYLEVLELYK, encoded by the coding sequence ATGAAGAAAATCAGGGTGACAGTACCAGAAGATATCTGGCGTCTTATGAAAAATGACATTGAAGAATTTGGAATAAACAATAATAAACTTTGCAACTATATCCTTGAAAGATTTAAATATAATAGAAAAATGGATGTTGAAAAACTTTTAGAAACACAGGGAAGACCACTTAAAAAAATAATTCAGTTTGACTTGAATGTTTCTAACAGAGAAATATATTATGATGTATTAAAAGCCAATGAAGTAGATATAGAGGCTGAATATTTTAGAGATCTTTTTGAGTTATATACTTCTAAATTCAAATATCAAAGAGAGATATTTATATTTGAAGACAGAGTTAAAATGATATTGGAAGGTATAAAGGAAAAAAAGAAAATAAAAATAAAATATCTGAAAAGAGTATTCAATGTAGAGCCTTATTTTATAAAGAGAGAGGAAAGAGGAGACGAAAACTTTCTTTTTTGTTATGATGAAGAGAAAAAGAATTATGCTAACTTTAAATTAAAGGAATTAGAAATAATTTCTATACTGGATGAAAAAATAAAAGGTAAGGATAAAAAATATATAGAAAATGTTCGTAAGAATTTTGATCCATTTCTAGGAAATGGAAATATAGTAAAAGTGAGATTGACAGAAGAGGGAGACAGCCTTTTAAAAAGTTTTACTAACTATCGTCCCAAGCTTATAAAAAAAGAGGGGGATATATATTTTTTTGAAGTGGCAAATGAAAATGCCAAACTGTATTTCAGGCAGTTTTCAAAGGAAGCAGAGATATTAGAGCCCAAAAGTTTGAGAGAAGAAATAAAGAATGAGTATTTAGAAGTTTTGGAATTATACAAATAA
- a CDS encoding ABC transporter ATP-binding protein has protein sequence MLNINNVKKSFQTELGSIKRVFKGLELHVEKGDFISIIGSNGAGKSTLLDTITGNIVPDSGTIDIDGKDITNLPRYKRGSFISKVYQNPAMGTAPSMTVFENLSMADNKGKRFGFTLGLNKKRKEYYRSLLKELDLGIEDQMDTEVGSLSGGQRQCLALIMATLNKPQVLLLDEHTAALDPKTSKIIMDKTKEIVEKNNISTLMITHNLQDAINYGNRLIMLHEGEILIDVRGDEKKNLTSEKLLRIFNKKEAGLKDSELFSA, from the coding sequence ATGCTTAACATAAATAATGTGAAGAAGAGTTTCCAGACTGAGCTTGGAAGTATAAAAAGAGTATTTAAAGGTTTGGAACTTCATGTTGAAAAAGGAGATTTTATCTCTATCATAGGAAGTAATGGAGCAGGAAAATCTACTCTTTTGGATACTATAACTGGAAATATTGTTCCTGACAGCGGGACAATAGATATAGATGGAAAAGATATAACAAACCTTCCAAGATATAAAAGAGGAAGCTTCATTTCTAAAGTATATCAAAATCCAGCAATGGGAACAGCTCCATCTATGACAGTATTTGAAAATCTTTCAATGGCAGATAACAAAGGAAAAAGATTTGGGTTCACATTGGGATTAAATAAAAAGAGAAAAGAATACTATAGATCATTATTGAAAGAACTTGATTTAGGAATAGAAGACCAAATGGATACTGAAGTTGGATCGTTATCAGGGGGACAAAGACAATGCCTTGCTTTGATAATGGCAACATTAAATAAACCGCAAGTTCTTCTTTTAGATGAGCACACAGCAGCTCTTGATCCTAAGACATCTAAAATAATAATGGATAAAACAAAAGAGATAGTGGAGAAAAATAATATATCTACTCTTATGATAACTCATAATCTGCAAGATGCGATAAATTATGGAAATAGACTTATTATGCTTCATGAGGGAGAGATATTGATAGATGTAAGAGGGGATGAAAAGAAAAATCTTACTTCTGAAAAGCTATTGAGAATATTCAATAAAAAAGAGGCTGGATTAAAAGACAGTGAACTTTTTTCAGCATAA
- a CDS encoding ABC transporter permease — MLLGTLEQSFIFAVMVLGVYISYKILDFPDMTVDGSFPLGAAVAAASIVKGVNPVLALILAMVAGAAAGFITGMIHVKLRVTNLLAGIIVMTGLYSINLRIMGKSNIPLFSVKHLFNGNVSAIVVVAVILLIVKLGMDFLLKTKFGFALKALGDNESLIISLGLNEKTLKIYGLMLANSLVALSGAVLAQYQGFADVGMGTGTIITGLASIIIGDALFGKKKVIKISMMVIFGTIIYRTIIALSLKVGMNASDLKLITSALVVIIIFLKEKKHLLKGGIVNA, encoded by the coding sequence ATGTTATTAGGAACATTAGAACAAAGTTTTATTTTTGCAGTAATGGTATTGGGAGTTTATATATCATACAAGATACTGGATTTTCCAGATATGACAGTGGATGGGAGCTTTCCTTTAGGAGCAGCAGTAGCAGCAGCTTCTATAGTAAAGGGGGTAAATCCTGTACTGGCACTTATTCTGGCTATGGTAGCAGGAGCAGCAGCAGGATTTATTACAGGAATGATCCATGTAAAGCTGAGAGTTACAAATCTTCTGGCTGGTATCATTGTTATGACGGGTCTTTACAGCATAAATTTAAGAATAATGGGAAAATCTAATATACCTCTATTTTCAGTAAAACATCTATTTAATGGAAATGTTTCAGCTATTGTTGTGGTAGCTGTTATCCTTCTTATTGTAAAATTAGGAATGGACTTTCTTCTTAAAACAAAATTTGGTTTTGCACTTAAAGCACTTGGAGATAATGAAAGCCTTATAATTTCATTGGGATTAAATGAAAAAACATTGAAGATATATGGACTTATGCTTGCAAATAGTCTTGTAGCTCTTTCAGGAGCAGTACTTGCACAGTACCAAGGATTTGCTGATGTAGGAATGGGAACAGGAACTATTATCACAGGTCTGGCATCTATAATAATTGGAGATGCGTTGTTTGGAAAGAAAAAAGTAATAAAAATATCAATGATGGTAATATTTGGAACTATAATCTATAGAACTATAATAGCACTGTCTTTAAAAGTAGGAATGAATGCAAGTGACTTAAAACTTATAACTTCAGCGCTTGTAGTAATAATAATCTTCTTGAAAGAGAAAAAACATTTGTTAAAAGGAGGGATTGTAAATGCTTAA
- a CDS encoding ABC transporter substrate-binding protein, whose product MKKIIMLLMGLSMVAFGKEPAKIKVGITQIMEHQALDSAREGFIKALKDGGYGDAKIDYQNAQGDFGTAQMIANSFVQDKKDIILAISTPSAQAAYNATKKIPILITAVTDAESAGLVGDNITGTSDAAPIYKQLEIITKLLPNAKKVGIIYNTSEQNSQVQVAQAKVEAAKLGLEIVETGITTINDMAIGLDSLLPKVDVLYTPTDNLVVASTPLLLEKANKAGKPVIGSVEDQVMQGALVTETINYEKLGYQTGEVAVQVLKGTAPNTIPIETLKDTQLIINKKAAEKYNVDLSSKALEGAKQY is encoded by the coding sequence ATGAAAAAGATAATTATGTTATTAATGGGACTTTCAATGGTAGCTTTTGGAAAGGAACCAGCAAAAATAAAAGTAGGAATTACTCAAATAATGGAACATCAGGCTTTGGACTCAGCTAGAGAAGGATTTATCAAAGCACTTAAAGATGGCGGTTATGGTGATGCAAAAATAGATTATCAAAATGCACAGGGAGATTTTGGAACAGCTCAAATGATAGCAAATTCATTTGTTCAAGATAAAAAAGATATTATTCTGGCAATATCTACACCAAGTGCTCAGGCGGCATATAATGCAACTAAAAAAATTCCTATCCTTATAACAGCAGTAACAGATGCTGAAAGTGCAGGATTAGTTGGAGACAATATCACAGGAACAAGTGATGCAGCTCCAATATACAAGCAGCTTGAAATAATAACAAAGCTTTTACCAAATGCTAAAAAAGTAGGAATTATCTATAATACAAGTGAACAAAATTCACAAGTACAAGTAGCACAGGCAAAAGTAGAAGCAGCAAAATTAGGACTGGAAATAGTAGAAACAGGAATTACAACAATAAATGATATGGCTATTGGACTAGATTCACTTCTTCCAAAGGTAGATGTTCTTTATACACCAACAGATAACTTAGTAGTTGCATCAACTCCTCTTTTGTTGGAAAAAGCTAATAAAGCAGGAAAACCAGTTATAGGAAGTGTTGAAGATCAGGTTATGCAGGGAGCTTTAGTTACTGAAACAATAAATTATGAAAAATTGGGATATCAAACTGGAGAAGTTGCTGTACAGGTTTTAAAAGGAACTGCACCAAATACTATACCAATAGAAACTTTAAAAGATACTCAATTAATAATAAATAAAAAGGCAGCAGAAAAATATAATGTAGATCTTTCATCAAAAGCTTTAGAAGGAGCTAAACAATATTAA
- a CDS encoding ABC transporter substrate-binding protein, with amino-acid sequence MKKLFILLLVILCTACGTEKQKKIEIGITQIVEHSSLDDVRRGVIDALKEKGYDENKVNIDYKNAQGDFGTAQVIAQEFNNKSDIIIAISTPSAQAAANNIKDKPIFFSAITNPESAGILRKNVTGVSDKSPVKKQVQLIKKLLPEAKNIGIVYNTSEQNSFYLTDAFTKAAEEEGYTVKIKGINNISEMASALDTLLPTIDVLYTSIDNTIASTYPLIVEKCNKANKPIIGATKSFADQGALAVDGISDYQVGYQTGEMAARYLSGEKIENIPYEVVEKSEMYINKDVAEKFGIKGE; translated from the coding sequence ATGAAAAAATTATTTATTTTACTTTTAGTTATTTTATGTACAGCATGTGGAACAGAAAAGCAGAAAAAGATAGAGATAGGAATTACTCAAATAGTGGAGCATTCTTCATTGGATGATGTGAGAAGAGGAGTGATAGATGCTCTTAAAGAAAAAGGTTATGATGAAAATAAAGTAAATATTGATTATAAAAATGCACAGGGAGATTTTGGAACAGCACAGGTAATAGCTCAGGAATTTAATAATAAGAGTGATATAATAATTGCTATATCTACACCAAGTGCTCAGGCAGCTGCAAATAATATAAAAGATAAACCTATATTTTTCTCAGCTATAACTAATCCAGAAAGTGCTGGGATACTTAGAAAAAATGTAACAGGGGTAAGTGATAAGTCACCAGTTAAAAAACAGGTACAGCTTATAAAAAAACTTTTACCAGAAGCTAAAAATATAGGAATTGTATATAATACAAGCGAACAAAATTCTTTTTATCTGACAGATGCATTTACTAAGGCAGCAGAAGAGGAAGGGTATACAGTAAAAATAAAAGGAATAAATAATATAAGTGAAATGGCTTCAGCTTTAGATACACTTTTACCAACAATAGATGTTCTTTATACTTCAATAGACAATACAATTGCTTCTACATATCCTCTTATTGTGGAAAAATGCAATAAAGCTAATAAACCAATAATAGGAGCAACAAAAAGTTTTGCAGATCAGGGAGCTTTGGCAGTAGATGGAATATCTGATTATCAAGTTGGATATCAGACAGGAGAAATGGCAGCTAGATATCTGTCTGGAGAGAAGATAGAGAACATTCCTTATGAGGTTGTGGAGAAGTCAGAAATGTATATAAATAAAGATGTTGCAGAAAAATTTGGCATAAAGGGAGAATAG